From a single Streptomyces sp. 1331.2 genomic region:
- a CDS encoding redox-sensing transcriptional repressor Rex, with protein MAIGRSPQSSSQTPDQGAARRPSRARGIPEATVARLPLYLRALTALSERSVPTVSSEELAAAAGVNSAKLRKDFSYLGSYGTRGVGYDVEYLVYQISRELGLTQDWPVVIVGIGNLGHALANYGGFASRGFRVAALLDADPNVVGTSAAGLPVRHMDELESIVESQHVSIGVITTPPGAAQQVCDRLVESGVTSILNFAPTVLTVPDGVDVRKVDLSIELQILAFHEQRKAGEEPDDRSESVLDRAPGPVRAAAAKLRRAAGGTGKARGTAESAAKDPAEQAKGKSAKGGDGDLSAVMPA; from the coding sequence GTGGCAATCGGCCGATCACCACAGAGCAGTTCGCAGACGCCCGACCAGGGCGCCGCGCGCCGACCCTCGCGTGCCCGGGGAATCCCGGAGGCGACCGTCGCGCGCCTGCCCCTCTACCTGCGGGCCCTCACCGCGCTCTCCGAGCGCTCGGTGCCGACCGTCTCCTCCGAGGAGCTGGCCGCCGCGGCCGGCGTGAACTCGGCCAAGCTCCGCAAGGACTTCTCCTACCTCGGCTCCTACGGCACCCGCGGCGTCGGCTACGACGTCGAGTACCTCGTCTACCAGATCTCCCGCGAGCTCGGTCTGACCCAGGACTGGCCGGTCGTCATCGTCGGCATCGGGAACCTCGGCCACGCCCTCGCCAACTACGGCGGCTTCGCCTCCCGCGGCTTCCGGGTGGCCGCCCTGCTGGACGCCGACCCGAACGTGGTGGGCACCAGCGCGGCCGGGCTCCCGGTGCGCCACATGGACGAGCTGGAGTCGATCGTCGAGAGCCAGCACGTCTCGATCGGTGTGATCACCACCCCGCCCGGCGCCGCCCAGCAGGTGTGCGACCGGCTGGTCGAGTCGGGCGTCACCAGCATCCTGAACTTCGCCCCGACCGTGCTGACCGTCCCGGACGGCGTGGACGTGCGCAAGGTGGACCTCTCCATCGAGCTGCAGATCCTCGCCTTCCACGAGCAGCGCAAGGCCGGTGAGGAGCCGGACGACCGCTCCGAGTCGGTGCTCGACCGCGCCCCCGGCCCGGTCCGGGCCGCCGCGGCCAAGCTGCGCCGCGCGGCCGGCGGCACCGGCAAGGCCCGCGGCACCGCCGAGTCGGCGGCCAAGGACCCGGCCGAGCAGGCCAAGGGAAAGAGCGCCAAGGGCGGCGACGGGGACCTCTCCGCGGTGATGCCCGCATGA
- a CDS encoding glutamyl-tRNA reductase: MSLLVVGLSHRTAPVGVLERAALTGDVPTRLLHDAAATATVAEAALLNTCNRIELYADVDKFHAGVAELSLLLAHHSGVDLEELTSHLYVHYEDRAVHHLFSVACGLDSMVVGEGQILGQLRDALAKAQEEHTAGRGLNELFQQALRVGKRAHSETGIDKAGQSLVTFGLEQVAAGAGEIAGKRALVVGAGSMSSLAAATLVRSGVTDLLIANRTPARAERLVEILGPDVARTVDLAKVPEVLADVDLVISCTGAAGVVIRAEDVAAAVASHTAAQPLALLDLAMPRDVDHAVHELPGALLVDLESLSHAHAATPGAGDVDQVTRIVADEVSAFGAAQRAARIAPTVVALRAMASDVVAAELGRLDSRLPDLDERSRAEITQTVRRVVDKLLHAPTVRVKQLAAEPGGASYAEALRELFDLDPAAVHAVSGTPVGGTPQPSAGGSR; encoded by the coding sequence ATGAGCCTTCTCGTCGTAGGGCTGAGCCATCGCACGGCCCCGGTCGGGGTGCTGGAACGCGCCGCCCTGACCGGTGACGTGCCGACCCGGCTGCTGCACGACGCGGCGGCCACCGCCACCGTCGCCGAGGCCGCGCTGCTGAACACCTGCAACCGGATCGAGCTGTACGCGGACGTGGACAAGTTCCACGCCGGCGTCGCCGAGCTGTCGCTGCTGCTGGCCCACCACAGCGGGGTGGACCTGGAGGAGCTGACCTCCCACCTGTACGTCCACTACGAGGACCGCGCCGTCCACCACCTCTTCTCGGTGGCCTGCGGGCTGGACTCGATGGTGGTCGGCGAGGGCCAGATCCTCGGCCAGCTGCGCGACGCGCTGGCCAAGGCCCAGGAGGAGCACACCGCCGGGCGCGGCCTGAACGAGCTGTTCCAGCAGGCGCTGCGGGTCGGCAAGCGGGCGCACAGCGAGACCGGCATCGACAAGGCCGGCCAGTCGCTGGTCACCTTCGGCCTGGAGCAGGTCGCCGCGGGCGCGGGCGAGATCGCCGGCAAGCGCGCGCTGGTGGTCGGCGCCGGCTCGATGAGCTCGCTGGCCGCCGCCACCCTGGTCCGCTCCGGCGTGACCGACCTGCTGATCGCCAACCGGACGCCGGCCCGCGCCGAGCGCCTGGTCGAGATCCTCGGCCCGGACGTGGCCCGCACCGTGGACCTCGCCAAGGTGCCGGAGGTGCTGGCCGACGTCGACCTGGTGATCTCCTGCACCGGCGCGGCCGGCGTGGTGATCCGGGCCGAGGACGTGGCCGCCGCCGTCGCCTCCCATACGGCCGCGCAGCCGCTCGCCCTGCTCGACCTGGCGATGCCGCGCGACGTCGACCACGCCGTGCACGAGCTGCCCGGCGCCCTGCTGGTCGACCTGGAGAGCCTGTCGCACGCGCACGCCGCCACCCCCGGCGCCGGCGACGTCGACCAGGTCACCCGGATCGTCGCCGACGAGGTGAGCGCCTTCGGCGCCGCCCAGCGGGCCGCCCGGATCGCGCCGACCGTGGTCGCGCTGCGCGCGATGGCCTCCGACGTCGTCGCCGCCGAGCTGGGCCGGCTGGACTCCCGGCTGCCCGACCTGGACGAGCGCTCCCGCGCCGAGATCACCCAGACCGTCCGCCGCGTCGTCGACAAGCTGCTGCACGCCCCGACCGTCCGGGTGAAGCAGCTGGCCGCCGAGCCCGGCGGAGCCTCCTACGCGGAGGCCCTGCGCGAGCTGTTCGACCTCGACCCGGCGGCCGTGCACGCCGTGTCGGGCACGCCCGTCGGCGGCACGCCCCAGCCCTCCGCCGGGGGCAGCAGATGA
- the hemC gene encoding hydroxymethylbilane synthase — MNGQPITEQPPATAALRLGTRRSALAMAQSGMVAREVTRLTGRPVELVEITTYGDTSREALAQIGGTGVFVSALRDALLEGRIDFAVHSLKDLPTAAPAGLVLAAVPEREDTRDALVAAEGLALDELVEKLAGAGRTARIGTGSPRRMAQLNAWATARGAQLETVAIRGNVDTRIGYVTAGELDAVVLATAGLNRLGRGAEISQHLDPELMIPAPGQGALAIECTTANADLTVALSALDHAPTRVAVAAERALLATLEAGCSAPVAALATWGRENELRLDGVVGNPDGSALLKMSANGPIVLDETAEQQAAALGRALADRLLGAGADALMGERAR, encoded by the coding sequence ATGAATGGTCAACCGATCACGGAGCAGCCTCCGGCCACCGCGGCCCTGCGGCTCGGCACCCGGCGCAGCGCCCTCGCCATGGCCCAGTCGGGCATGGTGGCCCGCGAGGTGACCAGGCTCACCGGACGCCCCGTCGAGCTGGTCGAGATCACCACCTACGGCGACACCTCCCGCGAGGCGCTGGCGCAGATCGGCGGCACCGGGGTGTTCGTCTCCGCGCTGCGCGACGCGCTGCTGGAGGGCCGGATCGACTTCGCCGTGCACTCGCTCAAGGACCTGCCCACCGCCGCCCCCGCGGGCCTGGTGCTGGCCGCCGTCCCCGAGCGCGAGGACACCAGGGACGCCCTGGTCGCGGCCGAGGGCCTGGCCCTGGACGAGCTGGTGGAGAAGCTCGCCGGCGCCGGCCGTACGGCCCGGATCGGCACCGGCTCCCCCCGCCGGATGGCCCAGCTGAACGCCTGGGCCACCGCCCGCGGTGCCCAGCTGGAGACCGTCGCGATCCGCGGCAACGTGGACACCCGGATCGGCTACGTGACCGCGGGCGAGCTGGACGCGGTGGTGCTGGCCACGGCCGGCCTCAACCGGCTCGGCCGCGGCGCCGAGATCTCCCAGCACCTCGACCCCGAGCTGATGATCCCGGCCCCCGGCCAGGGCGCGCTCGCGATCGAGTGCACCACCGCGAACGCGGATCTGACCGTCGCGCTCTCGGCCCTGGACCACGCCCCCACCCGGGTCGCCGTGGCCGCCGAGCGCGCGCTGCTGGCCACCCTGGAGGCCGGCTGCTCGGCGCCGGTGGCCGCACTGGCCACCTGGGGCCGGGAGAACGAACTGCGGCTGGACGGCGTGGTCGGCAACCCCGACGGCTCCGCCCTGCTGAAGATGTCCGCCAATGGTCCGATCGTCCTCGACGAGACCGCCGAGCAGCAGGCGGCGGCCCTCGGCCGCGCGCTGGCTGACCGGCTGCTCGGCGCGGGCGCGGACGCCCTGATGGGGGAGCGAGCCCGATGA
- a CDS encoding uroporphyrinogen-III synthase encodes MSPTAATDDLFPAGQPATGRCTFLGAGPGDPGLLTLRAVEVLSTADVLVADPLTAAAVRSHCPAAVQVHTPAAEGADFDLAKLVAEAVRSGKHVVRTVDGDPGLDGCAAEEMLSCAGDGIPFEVIPGVAQSVGVPAYAGVPLRAGAGTDVRFVDGAQLLSGGPVDLGGAETTLVVRTTLGQLPATAGALVSNGRKPESALSATLSGTTTRQRTFTSTLAGIAADLKAARVLPSPVSAPVDPATSVIAVVGEQVAHRASHSWFETKPLFGWNVLVPRTKEQATGLSEQLRSYGAVPQEVPTIAVEPPRTPQQMERAIKGLVTGRYEWIAFTSVNAVRAVREKFEEYGLDARAFAGIKVAAVGETTAQALVDFGVKPDLVPSGEQSAAGLLEDWPPYDPVFDPIDRVLLPRADIATETLVAGLVELGWEVDDVTAYRTVRASPPPAETREAIKGGGFDAVLFTSSSTVRNLVGIAGKPHNVTVIACIGPATAKTAEEHGLRVDVMAPAPSAAALAQALADFGAKRRDTATAAGEPVYRPSERRPGSRRKAR; translated from the coding sequence ATGAGCCCCACCGCCGCCACCGACGACCTGTTCCCGGCGGGACAGCCCGCCACCGGACGGTGCACCTTCCTGGGCGCGGGCCCCGGGGACCCGGGCCTGCTGACGCTGCGCGCGGTCGAGGTGCTGTCGACCGCCGACGTCCTGGTCGCCGACCCGCTGACCGCGGCCGCCGTGCGCAGCCACTGTCCGGCCGCCGTGCAGGTGCACACCCCGGCCGCCGAGGGCGCCGACTTCGACCTCGCCAAGCTGGTCGCCGAGGCCGTCCGCTCCGGCAAGCACGTGGTCCGCACCGTCGACGGCGACCCTGGCCTGGACGGCTGCGCCGCCGAGGAGATGCTCAGCTGCGCGGGCGACGGGATCCCCTTCGAGGTGATCCCCGGCGTCGCCCAGTCGGTCGGCGTCCCGGCGTACGCGGGCGTCCCGCTGCGGGCCGGGGCCGGCACCGACGTGCGCTTCGTGGACGGCGCCCAGCTGCTGTCCGGCGGCCCGGTGGACCTGGGCGGCGCGGAGACCACCCTGGTGGTCCGCACCACCCTGGGCCAGCTGCCGGCCACCGCGGGCGCGCTGGTCTCCAACGGCCGCAAGCCGGAGTCGGCGCTGAGCGCGACGCTCTCCGGCACCACCACCCGCCAGCGGACCTTCACCTCCACCCTGGCCGGCATCGCGGCCGACCTGAAGGCCGCCCGGGTGCTGCCCTCGCCGGTCTCCGCCCCGGTCGACCCGGCCACCTCGGTGATAGCCGTGGTGGGCGAGCAGGTCGCCCACCGGGCCTCGCACTCCTGGTTCGAGACCAAGCCGCTGTTCGGCTGGAACGTCCTCGTGCCGCGCACCAAGGAGCAGGCCACCGGCCTGTCCGAGCAGCTGCGCTCGTACGGCGCGGTGCCGCAGGAGGTGCCGACCATCGCGGTCGAGCCGCCGCGCACCCCGCAGCAGATGGAGCGGGCCATCAAGGGCCTGGTCACCGGCCGCTACGAGTGGATCGCCTTCACCTCGGTGAACGCGGTGCGCGCGGTCCGGGAGAAGTTCGAGGAGTACGGCCTGGACGCCCGCGCGTTCGCCGGGATCAAGGTCGCGGCGGTCGGCGAGACCACCGCGCAGGCCCTGGTGGACTTCGGTGTGAAGCCGGACCTGGTGCCCTCCGGCGAGCAGTCCGCCGCCGGTCTGCTGGAGGACTGGCCGCCGTACGACCCGGTCTTCGACCCGATCGACCGGGTGCTGCTGCCGCGCGCCGACATCGCCACCGAGACCCTGGTGGCCGGCCTGGTCGAGCTCGGCTGGGAGGTCGACGACGTGACGGCGTACCGGACGGTGCGCGCCTCGCCGCCGCCGGCCGAGACCCGCGAGGCGATCAAGGGCGGCGGCTTCGACGCGGTGCTGTTCACCTCGTCCTCGACCGTCCGGAACCTGGTCGGCATCGCGGGCAAGCCGCACAACGTCACGGTCATCGCCTGCATCGGCCCGGCGACCGCCAAGACCGCCGAGGAGCACGGCCTGCGGGTCGACGTGATGGCCCCGGCGCCGTCGGCGGCCGCGCTGGCCCAGGCGCTGGCAGACTTCGGGGCCAAGCGCCGTGACACCGCGACGGCGGCGGGCGAGCCGGTCTACCGGCCGAGCGAGCGCCGCCCGGGCTCGCGCCGCAAGGCCCGCTGA
- the hemB gene encoding porphobilinogen synthase has product MSAEFPYVRPRRLRQSPAMRRLVAETRLHPAELILPAFVSEGITAPKPITSMPGVVQHTRDTLRKAAVEAAEAGVGGIMLFGLPEVKDAVGSEGTNPDGILQQAIRDVVAEVGDQLVVMSDLCLDEFTDHGHCGVLAEDGSVDNDATLERYAEMAVVQAEAGVHVVGPSGMMDGQIAVIRRALDGAGHQDVSILAYTAKYASALYGPFREAVNSSLKGDRKSYQQDPANAREALRELELDLAEGADMVMVKPAMLYLDVLRQVADVSPVPVSAYQISGEYAMVEAAAANGWIERERTILETLTSIRRAGAEQILTYWAVEAARLLK; this is encoded by the coding sequence GTGTCCGCTGAATTCCCGTACGTACGCCCGCGCCGACTGCGGCAGAGCCCGGCGATGCGCCGGCTGGTCGCCGAGACCCGGCTGCACCCGGCGGAGCTGATCCTGCCCGCCTTCGTCAGCGAGGGCATCACCGCGCCGAAGCCGATCACCTCGATGCCCGGCGTGGTCCAGCACACCCGGGACACCCTGCGGAAGGCCGCGGTGGAGGCCGCCGAGGCCGGCGTGGGCGGCATCATGCTGTTCGGCCTGCCCGAGGTGAAGGACGCCGTCGGCTCCGAGGGGACGAACCCGGACGGGATCCTGCAGCAGGCCATCCGCGACGTGGTCGCCGAGGTCGGCGACCAGCTGGTGGTCATGTCGGACCTCTGCCTGGACGAGTTCACCGACCACGGCCACTGCGGCGTGCTGGCCGAGGACGGCAGCGTGGACAACGACGCGACCCTGGAGCGCTACGCCGAGATGGCCGTGGTCCAGGCCGAGGCAGGCGTCCACGTGGTCGGCCCGTCGGGGATGATGGACGGTCAGATCGCGGTCATCCGCCGGGCGTTGGACGGGGCCGGCCACCAGGACGTCAGCATCCTCGCCTACACCGCCAAGTACGCCTCCGCGCTGTACGGCCCGTTCCGCGAGGCCGTCAACTCCTCGCTCAAGGGCGACCGCAAGAGCTACCAGCAGGACCCGGCCAACGCCCGCGAGGCGCTGCGCGAGCTGGAGTTGGACCTCGCCGAGGGCGCGGACATGGTGATGGTGAAGCCCGCCATGCTGTACCTGGACGTGCTGCGGCAGGTCGCCGACGTCTCCCCGGTGCCGGTGTCCGCCTACCAGATCTCCGGCGAGTACGCGATGGTGGAGGCCGCCGCCGCCAACGGCTGGATCGAGCGCGAGCGCACCATCCTGGAGACGCTCACCTCCATCCGCCGGGCCGGTGCCGAGCAGATCCTCACCTACTGGGCCGTGGAAGCGGCCCGGTTGCTCAAGTAG
- a CDS encoding rodlet layer protein, giving the protein MIKKSLAAAGLAAAAIAMSAGSASAIVDSDGAATSVQGNGGTNQTGTHGNGSPNFHTLDNANICLPEVHNIAVGVIGVAVPVEVPVLNSTPKQICNVGQNTQSSGDAGVSHLIG; this is encoded by the coding sequence ATGATCAAGAAGTCCCTCGCCGCCGCCGGCCTGGCCGCCGCCGCCATCGCGATGTCCGCCGGCTCGGCCTCCGCCATCGTCGACTCGGACGGCGCCGCCACCTCCGTCCAGGGCAACGGCGGCACCAACCAGACCGGCACCCACGGCAACGGCAGCCCGAACTTCCACACCCTGGACAACGCGAACATCTGCCTGCCGGAGGTCCACAACATCGCCGTCGGCGTGATCGGCGTCGCGGTTCCGGTCGAGGTTCCGGTCCTGAACAGCACCCCGAAGCAGATCTGCAACGTCGGCCAGAACACCCAGTCCTCGGGCGACGCGGGCGTCTCGCACCTGATCGGCTGA
- a CDS encoding chaplin — protein sequence MQNVKKAAVLSAAAAGLVLGAAGSAAASAGAEGVAAGSPGVISGNQIQVPIHIPINLCGNTVNVIGALNPAFGNSCANVELPPPPADNC from the coding sequence ATGCAGAACGTGAAGAAGGCCGCCGTCCTCTCCGCCGCCGCTGCCGGCCTGGTGCTGGGCGCGGCAGGCTCCGCCGCCGCGAGCGCGGGCGCCGAGGGCGTCGCCGCCGGCTCCCCCGGCGTCATCTCCGGCAACCAGATCCAGGTGCCGATCCACATCCCGATCAACCTGTGCGGCAACACCGTCAACGTGATCGGCGCGCTGAACCCGGCCTTCGGCAACAGCTGCGCCAACGTCGAGCTGCCCCCGCCGCCGGCGGACAACTGCTGA
- a CDS encoding chaplin — MRNIKKAAALSLAATGLVLGAAGGAFASAGAEGVAAGSPGVLSGNQIQIPVHIPVNVCGNTIGLITILNPAFGNSCANIG, encoded by the coding sequence ATGCGCAACATCAAGAAGGCCGCCGCCCTGTCGCTGGCCGCCACCGGCCTGGTGCTCGGTGCCGCCGGCGGCGCGTTCGCCAGCGCGGGCGCCGAGGGCGTGGCCGCCGGCTCCCCGGGCGTGCTCTCCGGCAACCAGATCCAGATCCCGGTGCACATTCCGGTCAACGTCTGCGGCAACACCATCGGGCTCATCACGATCCTGAACCCGGCGTTCGGCAACAGCTGCGCCAACATCGGCTGA
- a CDS encoding chaplin yields the protein MSIKKTAAVGAAVVGIVAAGAGTAMASSGAEGVAAGSPGVISGNQIQIPVHIPVNLCGNSVDVVGLLNPAFGNHCVNAG from the coding sequence ATGAGCATCAAGAAGACCGCCGCTGTCGGCGCGGCCGTGGTGGGCATCGTGGCCGCCGGCGCCGGCACCGCGATGGCCAGCTCCGGCGCCGAGGGCGTCGCGGCCGGTTCCCCCGGTGTCATCTCGGGCAACCAGATCCAGATCCCGGTGCACATTCCGGTCAACCTCTGCGGCAACTCCGTCGACGTCGTCGGACTGCTGAACCCGGCGTTCGGCAACCACTGCGTCAACGCGGGCTGA
- a CDS encoding RICIN domain-containing protein: MIRSRLSAARRHGRPAGRSRYAALLATGTLVATLGLAGAPAALADSAPAPAPVGARPAAVVALGDSAISGEGAGTDTNDGYFPETDSPTNYCHRHPKSEIFVTDIPGVTPIDLACSGAQTGDLVSDPELAKITGPGFGDFGEPKQDVKLADTAAKYDVKMVVVTIGANDDFDFSGIMMHCLAQYFPVPKDQGCRDTIGSDEIRRRAKGVQPKVVAALQNIRQTMRRAGYADSSYQLVYQSYFNPITPDIRRNDYLGKVADGCPAFPEDLAWGHNWVVPTLSDALRGAAEQVPGVRYLDQRRVSFGHEVCAEWTSSPYEYSNGDVINLSEWVRNGCDSQIGIPGLCMNMVRQSYHLRVAGYRGEGVCLGQFYARPDLAQAYCTLNQQNTTSIQPLTPGQPFADVPEDGAWYQLTNAATGNVLDLTGGGTYGDSTDGRPAISYPATGSLNQSFVLEAKAGGSYELDFSGNRAMCLDANAASTAPGTRIQQWGCNGGGNQHWVFKPTGDGRYKVADSADPSKVLAAAPTLDAKGNPYIELAQDTGAPTQLWQLTKLGIVYVKG, translated from the coding sequence GTGATCAGGTCACGACTGTCGGCGGCACGGCGCCATGGGAGGCCGGCGGGCCGCTCCCGGTACGCCGCACTGCTCGCCACCGGCACCCTCGTCGCCACCCTCGGCCTGGCCGGCGCCCCCGCCGCCCTCGCCGATTCCGCCCCGGCCCCGGCCCCGGTCGGTGCCCGTCCGGCCGCGGTCGTCGCCCTCGGCGACAGCGCCATCTCCGGGGAGGGCGCCGGCACCGACACCAACGACGGCTACTTCCCGGAGACCGACAGCCCCACCAATTACTGCCACCGGCACCCCAAGTCGGAGATCTTCGTCACCGACATCCCGGGGGTCACCCCGATCGACCTCGCCTGCTCCGGCGCCCAGACCGGCGACCTGGTCAGCGACCCGGAACTGGCGAAGATCACCGGCCCGGGCTTCGGCGACTTCGGCGAGCCCAAACAGGACGTCAAACTCGCCGACACGGCCGCCAAGTACGACGTCAAGATGGTCGTCGTCACGATCGGTGCCAACGACGACTTCGACTTCAGCGGGATCATGATGCACTGCCTGGCGCAGTACTTCCCGGTCCCCAAGGACCAGGGCTGCCGCGACACCATCGGCAGCGACGAGATCCGCCGGCGGGCCAAGGGCGTCCAGCCCAAGGTCGTCGCGGCGCTGCAGAACATCCGGCAGACCATGCGCAGGGCCGGCTACGCCGACTCCTCGTACCAGCTGGTCTACCAGTCGTACTTCAACCCGATCACCCCGGACATCCGGCGCAACGACTACCTCGGCAAGGTCGCCGACGGCTGTCCGGCCTTCCCCGAGGACCTCGCCTGGGGGCACAACTGGGTGGTGCCGACCCTCAGTGACGCGCTGCGCGGGGCAGCCGAGCAGGTGCCCGGCGTCCGGTACCTGGACCAGCGACGGGTCTCCTTCGGCCACGAGGTCTGCGCGGAGTGGACGAGCTCCCCGTACGAGTACAGCAACGGGGACGTCATCAACCTCTCCGAGTGGGTGCGCAACGGCTGCGACTCGCAGATCGGCATCCCCGGGCTGTGCATGAACATGGTCCGCCAGTCGTACCACCTGCGGGTGGCCGGCTACCGCGGCGAGGGCGTCTGCCTCGGCCAGTTCTACGCCCGGCCCGACCTCGCCCAGGCGTACTGCACGCTCAACCAGCAGAACACCACCTCGATCCAGCCGCTGACCCCCGGGCAGCCCTTCGCGGACGTCCCCGAGGACGGCGCCTGGTACCAGCTCACCAACGCGGCCACCGGCAACGTCCTCGACCTCACCGGCGGCGGCACCTACGGCGACTCCACCGACGGCCGGCCCGCGATCAGCTACCCGGCCACCGGCAGCCTCAACCAGTCCTTCGTGCTGGAGGCCAAGGCCGGCGGCAGCTACGAGCTCGACTTCAGCGGCAACCGCGCCATGTGCCTGGACGCCAACGCCGCCTCCACCGCCCCCGGCACCCGGATCCAGCAGTGGGGCTGCAACGGCGGCGGCAACCAGCACTGGGTGTTCAAGCCGACCGGCGACGGCCGCTACAAGGTCGCCGACTCCGCCGACCCCTCCAAGGTCCTCGCCGCCGCCCCCACCCTCGACGCCAAGGGCAACCCCTACATCGAACTCGCCCAGGACACCGGCGCCCCCACCCAACTCTGGCAACTCACCAAGCTCGGCATCGTCTACGTCAAGGGCTGA
- a CDS encoding glycosyltransferase family 39 protein gives MSTASSTESSSTEPGASAALPSAPSEERAGRAPGRFGALVDRFAPALGAYAVVKATGLTVFLLLLSHTGDYLKKQPGRGGGANPWDVLSTWDGVWYQRIAENGYNPQLIPLHGFPLATYYENSAAFFPLYPWLMRLVGAVTGLGSYGSGIVVSVLASLVAAAGIFAIAERLGGFRAGVTAAVIWGLFPGSGVEWAVYSDSLFVALSAWACYCVMTRRWVAAGLLALVAGLNRPTAAALIAAVSIAALVALVRRTDGVARPLTAMLITPWGLVGYVAWVGWKMGDWGGYFKLQRGAWNRYFDGGASTLRTIMDVITGHWDFWQSNPVPDLIAIALLIALPGLLVLLWRARPPLVLWVYTALTIITALSSNQIFGNISRYLLPAFPLCIGLAFALRRVRTSSLVGLFAMPAIAAGWYAGYALFELGIP, from the coding sequence ATGAGCACGGCATCGAGCACCGAGTCGTCCAGCACCGAGCCCGGGGCGTCCGCCGCGCTGCCGAGCGCGCCGTCCGAGGAGCGGGCGGGCCGGGCGCCCGGGCGGTTCGGGGCGCTGGTGGACCGCTTCGCGCCCGCGCTGGGCGCCTACGCGGTGGTCAAGGCCACCGGCCTGACCGTCTTCCTGCTGCTGCTCTCGCACACCGGCGACTACCTGAAGAAGCAGCCGGGCCGCGGCGGCGGCGCCAACCCCTGGGACGTGCTGAGCACCTGGGACGGCGTCTGGTACCAGCGGATCGCCGAGAACGGCTACAACCCGCAGCTGATCCCGCTGCACGGCTTCCCGCTCGCCACCTACTACGAGAACTCGGCCGCCTTCTTCCCGCTCTACCCGTGGCTGATGCGGCTGGTCGGCGCGGTCACCGGGCTCGGCTCGTACGGGTCCGGGATCGTGGTCTCGGTGCTCGCCTCGCTGGTCGCGGCGGCCGGGATCTTCGCGATCGCCGAGCGGCTGGGCGGCTTCCGGGCGGGGGTGACGGCCGCGGTGATCTGGGGCCTGTTCCCGGGCTCCGGCGTGGAGTGGGCGGTCTACTCGGACTCGCTGTTCGTCGCGCTGTCCGCCTGGGCCTGCTACTGCGTGATGACCCGCCGCTGGGTCGCGGCCGGCCTGCTGGCGCTGGTGGCGGGCCTAAACCGGCCGACGGCCGCCGCGCTGATCGCCGCCGTCTCGATCGCCGCGCTGGTCGCGCTGGTGCGCCGCACCGACGGCGTGGCCCGCCCGCTGACCGCGATGCTGATCACTCCCTGGGGGCTGGTCGGCTACGTCGCCTGGGTCGGCTGGAAGATGGGCGACTGGGGCGGCTACTTCAAGCTCCAGCGCGGAGCCTGGAACCGCTACTTCGACGGCGGTGCCTCCACCCTGCGCACGATCATGGACGTGATCACCGGCCACTGGGACTTCTGGCAGTCCAACCCCGTCCCGGACCTGATCGCCATCGCCCTGCTGATCGCCCTGCCCGGCCTGCTGGTGCTGCTCTGGCGCGCCCGGCCGCCGCTGGTGCTGTGGGTCTACACCGCGCTGACCATCATCACCGCGCTCAGCAGCAACCAGATCTTCGGCAACATCTCGCGCTACCTGCTGCCGGCCTTCCCGCTCTGCATCGGCCTGGCGTTCGCGCTGCGCCGGGTGCGGACCTCCTCGCTGGTCGGGCTGTTCGCGATGCCCGCGATCGCGGCGGGCTGGTACGCGGGCTATGCGCTGTTCGAGTTGGGCATCCCGTAG
- a CDS encoding MarR family winged helix-turn-helix transcriptional regulator, with protein MTTTPPVRQIRDISGLLDHASHVLATRMAAAFTELGITPRAYCVLFHAQEAERTQIQLAELSDLDKTTMVVTVDELEKAGLAERRPSATDRRARIISVTEAGERAVVQGTAIADRVHRELLDSLPQPEREVFVSALTHLVEDHLAEPVESERTVRRARRSRG; from the coding sequence ATGACGACGACCCCGCCCGTGCGCCAGATCCGCGACATCTCCGGCCTGCTGGACCACGCGAGCCACGTGCTGGCGACCCGGATGGCGGCCGCCTTCACCGAGCTCGGGATCACCCCCCGCGCGTACTGCGTGCTGTTCCACGCGCAGGAGGCCGAGCGCACCCAGATCCAGCTGGCCGAGCTGTCGGACCTGGACAAGACCACCATGGTGGTCACCGTCGACGAGCTGGAGAAGGCGGGCCTGGCGGAGCGCCGCCCGTCCGCGACCGACCGCCGGGCCCGGATCATCTCGGTCACCGAGGCGGGCGAGCGGGCCGTGGTGCAGGGCACCGCGATCGCCGACCGGGTGCACCGCGAGCTGCTGGATTCGCTGCCGCAGCCCGAGCGCGAGGTCTTCGTCTCGGCCCTGACCCACCTGGTGGAGGACCACCTCGCGGAGCCGGTGGAGAGCGAGCGGACCGTACGCCGGGCCCGGCGGTCCCGCGGGTGA